In a genomic window of Wyeomyia smithii strain HCP4-BCI-WySm-NY-G18 chromosome 1, ASM2978416v1, whole genome shotgun sequence:
- the LOC129717462 gene encoding uncharacterized protein LOC129717462, whose amino-acid sequence MTDRDEASNEVPAYLLPSETTTPNKELDDTAGNKSRDERLSLVSVPIVTKASRREEECGVSNHESIEIFRDFTSGEYIKKMLPTKKRIDQLAFSARLCHGDLDITLYNEGCLMMADDNFVAKVQINDPQSISQAANFDEAKRNLLLNLRILNVLQDDLTTEREALQSSIVKTIQNVLQQTLKGANCSENVQLCYLISIISTHSESLDFSQFCEAIVANKLISTELRSSAASFLELSARSTARDKILGIWDDHHQTVKPSAEVITQLRRILEENVTNYRRQLLEIAPSCLENFLSNCSSEQILFVHKQDVVLFFDMTKDLDADIFQKPLADLAVRWISSVETLTGTKQIPVNGLINTIFHLLAKSLQDLIVEISDRTDHKPEDLLTSNGAGWHSIKKITWRSESSFTKCVEKEYFFIFKLLKHFDLSCDGKKRSFEYNVELFDERKQHLTLMQLVRFLKPILGGERGSENNSSKIADETYIWCWLLSDVFFHTLPANFDLDCFEAIFEGYVDFMIRAGPDQMEMLRVITHSTVRFMVQTMTFLAHTDCSTIDHLILQKQLNLINAKFIQSSLIPSSFQNLVKEFIKYWKYREDIISKIPTKICLPEMESLKQTLLEIVSVALDKTIAKSVLEPFFRSYCEFLVVLNEVRLDWYVKAVPDVSLKMLEDLKLIELINDKWATTEHKTYRVISVEKFAKAAALLLESSLHPKHYVIEVLLTMLSYVKNQLTKIQWKSGHELSATEQICTTKELLNAVRKCCPHLRKQPDYTSFELFLNERIKPFANAIDNSNSHADLTNQILWINKPYTRFIRKQNEMNIDEALKLFEELNSASELEVLRSAFQKYDETFHQFLETSHDVSEASRVANKVSTIKFQKPFKTWSNDDKREQIPELLAGLAVVWSILESKDVSRTGGFLTPNCIQILCVLRLLSVDQTNEGVEIQCAQILSGQGKSLVFALTAALLALTGHNARIVCSNDKLASRDRQNFQQFCTLFNVEESIVYGITQQFCREIIENMELTNLAKMWLAKKETKHNRLFLKDSRNSVVLIDGVDCFVSAFYRSFVTFFFLMISVAIAFGIGFVIRRT is encoded by the exons ATGACCGATAGAGACGAAGCTTCTAACGAGGTACCGGCTTACTTGCTGCCTTCAGAAACAACGACTCCGAATAAAGAGTTAGATGACACTGCTGGAAATAAATCCAGAGACGAGAGACTTTCACTGGTGTCAGTTCCGATTGTGACAAAAGCAAGTAGACGCGAGGAAGAGTGTGGAGTATCAAATCATGAAAGTATCGAAATCTTTCGCGATTTTACTAGTGGAGAGTACATCAAAAAAATGCTACCGACAAAAAAGAGGATTGATCAATTGGCTTTCTCTGCACGACTTTGCCATGGAGATTTGGACATTACATTGTATAACGAAGGCTGTCTGATGATGGCGGATGATAATTTTGTGGCTAAAGTACAAATTAATGATCCACAATCGATCAGTCAAGCTGCCAATTTTGATGAAGCAAAAAGAAATCTGCTTCTGAATCTACGGATTTTGAATGTTCTGCAGGATGATTTGACGACTGAACGAGAAGCACTGCAGTCTTCGATAGTAAAGACAATTCAGAATGTTCTACAACAGACGTTGAAGGGCGCAAACTGTTCGGAGAACGTTCAATTGTGTTATTTAATAAGCATAATAAGCACGCATTCCGAGAGTCTGGACTTTAGCCAGTTTTGCGAAGCTATAGTAGCAAACAAGTTAATAAGCACAGAATTGCGTTCTAGCGCAGCGTCATTTTTGGAACTCAGCGCTCGTAGTACTGCAAGAGATAAGATTTTGGGAATATGGGATGATCATCACCAGACGGTGAAACCTAGTGCAGAAGTAATCACTCAATTACGAAGGATTCTAGAAGAAAATGTAACAAACTACAGGAGGCAACTGTTGGAAATAGCACCAAGCTGCTTAGAAAACTTTCTCAGCAATTGCAGTAGCGAACAAATTCTCTTCGTTCATAAACAAGATGTTGTTTTATTCTTCGATATGACAAAAGACTTGGATGCAGATATATTTCAAAAACCACTGGCTGACCTTGCCGTTCGTTGGATTAGTTCTGTGGAAACGTTAACAGGAACAAAACAGATTCCAGTTAATGGATTAATCAATACGATTTTTCATCTTCTGGCAAAAAGCTTGCAAGACTTGATCGTTGAAATAAGTGATAGAACAGACCACAAACCGGAAGATCTTCTCACTAGTAACGGTGCTGGATGGCATTCGATAAAAAAGATTACTTGGAGGTCTGAGAGTTCGTTCACAAAATGTGTGGAGAAGGAATATTTCTTTATCTTTAAGCTCCTGAAGCATTTTGATCTGAGTTGTGATGGTAAAAAACGTTCATTCGAATATAACGTTGAGTTGTTCGACGAACGAAAACAACATTTAACATTGATGCAACTCGTGAGatttttaaaaccaattttaggTGGTGAGAGAGGAAGTGAAAACAATTCATCTAAAATAGCTGACGAGACGTACATTTGGTGTTGGCTACTAAGTGACGTTTTTTTTCACACTCTGCCagcgaattttgatttggattgcTTCGAAGCCATCTTCGAGGGATACGTGGATTTTATGATTAGAGCAGGTCCGGATCAGATGGAAATGCTTCGTGTTATTACTCACAGTACAGTTCGTTTCATGGTTCAAACAATGACCTTTCTGGCACATACAGATTGCTCCACGATTGATCACCTTATTTTGCAAAAACAGCTTAACTTAATTAATGCTAAGTTTATTCAATCCTCTCTCATTCCAAGCAGCTTCCAAAATTTGGTAAAGGAGTTCATCAAATATTGGAAATATAGAGAGGATATTatttctaagattcctaccaaaatATGTCTCCCAGAGATGGAATCACTGAAGCAGACTCTGTTGGAAATTGTTTCGGTTGCGTTGGACAAAACTATTGCCAAATCAGTCTTGGAACCCTTCTTTAGGTCGTATTGTGAGTTTTTGGtggttttaaatgaagttcGATTGGATTGGTATGTCAAAGCAGTGCCTGATGTGAGCTTGAAAATGTTAGAAGATTTAAAGCTAATTGAACTAATCAACGACAAATGGGCCACAACAGAGCATAAAACTTATCGGGTCATATCGgtcgaaaaatttgccaaagcAGCAGCATTGCTTCTTGAGAGTTCTTTACACCCAAAGCATTATGTTATTGAAGTTTTACTAACAATGCTTTCGTACGTTAAAAACCAACTGACGAAAATCCAATGGAAATCTGGTCATGAACTATCCGCAACGGAACAAATCTGTACGACTAAAGAGCTTCTGAATGCGGTGAGAAAGTGTTGCCCTCACCTCAGGAAACAACCTGATTATACATCATTCGAGCTGTTCCTGAATGAACGGATCAAGCCTTTTGCAAACGCCATTGATAACAGTAACTCTCATGCAGACTTAACAAATCAAATCCTTTGGATCAATAAACCATACACGAGATTCATTCGAAAACAAAACGAAATGAACATTGACGAAGCGTTGAAGTTGTTCGAAGAATTAAACAGCGCATCCGAACTAGAAGTTCTACGATCTGCATTCCAAAAATATGACGAAACTTTTCACCAGTTTCTTGAGACTTCGCACGATG tttcagAAGCATCTCGAGTTGCGAACAAAGTTTCTACTATCAAGTTCCAGAAGCCATTTAAAACCTGGAGCAACGATGACAAACGAGAACAAATACCAGAGCTCCTGGCAGGGTTGGCAGTTGTTTGGTCTATTCTAGAATCCAAGGATGTTTCAAGAACTGGAGGATTTCTTACTCCTAACTGCATTCAGATTCTGTGCGTGCTCAGACTGCTGAGTGTTGATCAAACGAATGAAGGTGTTGAAATTCAATGCGCACAAATTCTAAGTGGGCAAGGAAAATCATTGGTCTTTGCTCTGACAGCTGCTTTATTGGCGTTGACTGGTCATAATGCTCGGATAGTTTGCAGCAATGACAAGCTGGCATCAAGGGATAGACAAAACTTTCAGCAATTCTGTACATTATTCAATGTTGAAGAATCCATTGTTTATGGTATAACACAACAATTTTGccgtgaaataattgaaaatatggAACTGACAAACCTAGCGAAAATGTGGCTGGCCAAAAAAGAGACGAAACATAATAGACTGTTTTTGAAAGATTCGCGTAATTCAGTTGTTCTAATAGATGGTGTTGATTGTTTTGTATCTGCATTTTATAGGTCATTTGTGACgttcttttttttaatgattaGTGTCGCGATCGCCTTTGGCATAGGTTTCGTGATTCGTAGAACTTAG